The Hyalangium gracile genomic sequence ACAGGCTCTTGCTCTCGGAGCCGGCGCCCTGCTTCGCGTTGGCGGCCAGCCGCTCCCGGATGGAGTTCAGCGCATCGGCCGGAGACACCGCGGGCTTGGGGCCCCCCGCGCTGGCGGTGGTCTCCGGTGGGCGCGGACGCGGCGGCAGCCCGGAGCTCGGCATCGGCACCGGCGTCGTCAGCGGTATCGCCGTCCCACCCGCCGGAGTCGTCGACGGCTGCGGAATGGGCGGCAGCGTCGGCCGGGCCTTCGGATCCGCCACCGGGCGCCGGTATACGAACGCCCCGTCCACCTCGATCATCTCGAAGCGGTCATAGACCTTGAAGAGGCTCTCCGAGTAGCCCAGGAACAGCAGCCCGCCCGGACGCAGCGCGTTCAGGAACCGGTCCATCAGGCCGCGGATGGTGGGCAGATCGAAGTAGATGATGACGTTGCGGCAGAGGATGAGGTCCAGCGAGCCCGGCGCCACCATGCCGTCGAAGGTGGGCGCGGCGAGGTTCAACCCCTCGAAGCGCACGTACTCCCGGATGCCGGGCTGCACCTCCAGCCCCTCCTCCACCGGCTTGAAGAAGCGCTCGAGCCGCTCCGAGGCGATGTTGCCCGCGCGCCGCACCGAGAAGCGCCCCTGCCGGGCGGCCTCCACCGCCGCCAGGTTCAGGTCCGTGGCCCAGACGTCCACCTCCATGGACAGCGCGCCCAGCTCCGACATCACCATGGCCACGCTGTAGGGCTCCTCGCCCGTGGCGCACCCGGCGGACCAGATGAAGACCTTGCGCATCTCCCGCCGCGCCTTCGCCAGCAGCTGCGGGAGGATGAAGCGCTCCAGCGCCCGGAACTGCTTCGGGTCCCGGAAGAACTCCGTGTGCCCCACCGTCACCAGCGGCAAGAGCGCGCGCAGCTCCTGCTCGCCGCCCACCTCGCGGAGCCGCTGCACGTAGGCCTCCGGATCGGTGACGCCCACCGCGGGCATGCGGGTGGACAGCGCCAGCCGGAGGCTGTGGAACCCGTCGGGCGTGATCTTCAGACCGGCCCGCTCCAGCAGGAGGGCGGCGAGCTGCTGCAGGGCCTTCTGGCTCACATTCAGCACGTCTCCACCCACTCGAGGAGGGTTGGTCCAATCCTATCCAGGGCGAGGACTTCCTCCGCCGCGCCGATCTGCACCGCCTCACGTGGCATGCCGTAGACGGCACACGTCTCCGCGTTCTGCGCGATGGTCCTCCCGCCACGCTCGCGGATCTCCTTCAGCCCCCGCGCCCCGTCACGCCCCATCCCCGTGAGGATGACCCCGATGCACCGGCGCCCGAACGCCTCCGCCGCCGAGGATAGCAGCAGATCGCACGAGGGCCGGAACCCGCGCACCGGCGGCCGGCCATCCAGCACCAGCTTCCCATCCGAGCGCACCAGCATGTGCGCGCCCGAGGGGGCGATGTACACCGAGCCCGGCTCCATCATCTGCTCGTGCGTGGCCTCCAGCACTCGCAGTGGTGTCTCCGTGGACAGCCAGTGCGCCAGCCCCTCGGTGAAGCCGTCGCTGATGTGCTGGCAGATGGCCACCGGCGCCGGGAACTTCTTGGGGATGACGCGGAGCACCTGGGAGATGGCCTTGGGCCCGCCCAGCGACGCGGCGATGGCCACCAGCGGGAAGGGAGCCTCCGGGCCCTCGTGGGCCCCCAGCCGCTTGAGCTTGCCCTGGACGTGGCGCACCACGCGCACCTGCGCCAGCATCGTCAGCCGCCGCGCGATGGAGTGCCAGTACTCCGGGCCAGGCGCCGGCGTGCGCTCCATCACGTCCAGCGCGCCCAGCGCCAGCGCCCGGAAGGCCTCCTCGCGCGACAGTTGCTTCGGATCCAGCGCGAGGATGGGCGTGGGGCGCTCCGCCATGATGCGCTCGATGGCGTCCAGGGCATCCACCGAGGTGAGATCCATGAGGACCACGTCGGGGCTCTGCGCCTGCACCACCTCCAGGGCGTCGATGAAGGCGCACTCCCCCGCGCTCGTCAGGGAGTCACTGTCGAAGAGGTTGCGGGCCATGAGGCGGAGCCCTCCGCCCACGAGCAGCACGCGATATGACAGCCCTGAAGTGATGCGCACGCGGTCCCCTTCAACTGCCCGTCACGTCAACCGCTCGATGGTCTGGGCGAGGCTCTCCACACCTAGCTCGCCCTTGACGAGGTAGCCGTCCGCCCCCGCCTCCAGGCCGCGCCGCTTGTCCTCCGGAGAGGCCAGCGAGGACAGGATGATGACGGGGATGCGAGCCACGGCGGGGGTCGTCTTCAGCCTCCGGGTGAGCGAGAAGCCATCCATCTTTGGCATCTGCACGTCGGTGAGGATCAAATCATACGAATTGATCTGCACCTTCGAGTAGGCCTCCTCGCCGTCCTGCGCCTCCTCCACCGAGTGGCCGAGCGCCTTGACCAGCGCGCCTTCGGTGGCCCGGGCGATGGGCGAGTCGTCCACCAGCAGCACCCGCAGCCGCTTGGAGGACTGCTGCTGGGTGACGGGGCGCGCCATGCGACGCACCTCGGTCATGATGTCCGGCACGTGGCACAGCACGGCGATGCGCCCGTCCTCCAGCGCCGCGGTGCCGGCGATGAAGGGCGCGCCCTTGAGGAAGTCCCCGCCGCACGGCTTGACGGCCACCTCGCGCTCGTCCACGAAGCCGTCCACCACCAGCGCCGCGTTGTCCTCGCCGTGGCGGACCACCACCGCGGGCGGCTTGTCCATGCGGTTGCCGCCGTTGACGCCCAGCAGCGGCCCCATGGCCACCAGCGCGATGGGCTTGCCGCGGTGCTTGATCGCGATGGTGCCGAACACCTCCATCCGATCCTCGGGCTTCACGCGCGTCACCGCCACCACGTCCGCCGCGGGGATGCCGTACACGTCGTCCCCCAGGCGCACCAGGAGGACCTTCATCAGCGCCAGCGACTGGGGCAGGCGCAGCGTGATGGTGGTGCCACGGCCGATGCGGCTGGAGACCCCCACCGAGCCGCCCAGCGTCTCCACCTTCCGCTTCACCACGTCCATGCCCACGCCGCGGCCGGAGATCTCGCTGACCTGATCGCGCGTGGAGAAGCCGGGGCGGAAGATGAGATCGACGGCCTCGCGCTCGGACAGCGCGACGGCCTGGGCCTGGGTGATGAGGTGCCGGCTGACGGCCACGGCCTTCAGCCGCTCGGGATCGATGCCGCGGCCGTCATCCTCCACCTGGATGTGGAGCATGTCGCCGTCGGCGCGCACGCGGATGCGGACCTTGCCCGCGGCGGCCTTGCCGAGCTGCTGGCGGGCCTCCGGGGACTCCAGGCCGTGATCCACCGCGTTGCGCAGCAGGTGCACCAGCGCGTCGCGCACATCCGCGAGCATGGAGCGATCCACGCCCAGGTCGGCGTTCTCGACGACGAGGTCCACCTCCTTGCCCTGGTTGCGCGCCAGCTCGCGCACCGCCCGGGGGAAGGCGTCGAAGACGGTGGACAGCGGCACCAGCCGGGCCTCGGCCACCCCGTCCGCCATCTTGGCCAGGTTGCCGTGCAGGATGTTGATGCCGTCGTCATTGCGCCGCAGGAAGCGGAACGCGTCGTCCCGCAGCATGTGCAGATCGCTCTCGATGCCCTCCAGCATCGTCCGCAGATCCGGAGAGAGGGTCAGCTCGTCGCTCAGCCGCAGGAAGCGGTCGCTCAGGCGCGAGAAGCGCTCGAACAGGTGGGCGGTCTCCTGGGCCCGGAGCCGACCCCGGGCGCTCTCCACGAGCAGATCGCCCGAGAGCACGCCCAGCGCGTCGAGCACCTCGACGTTCACCCGGATGCTGCGGTCGGCGATGGCCGGCTTCGCGCTCGGCGCGGCCGGAGCCTCTTCCTCGGCCCGCGGCGGGGCCGAAGCCTGGGCGGGCGCGGTGGCCGGAGCCTGGGCTGGAGCCGCCGGACGCGGAGCCTGGGCCGCCATCGTGGCGGCGGGTGCGGCCGGAGCCGGTGCCGCGGGCGCGGGGGCAGGCTTCGCGGCGGGCGCGGCCTTCCCACTGAGGGTCGGCGCCGGGTGGCCGGAAGCGGCCGCCAGCGCCTGGACCATCTCCTCGCTGGTGGGAGTGCCCGTGTGCGCGGCTGGCAGATCCTCGATCAGATCCGACAGCACGTCGCATGCGCGCAGGAGCAGGTCCGTGGCCACCTCGGTGGCCGTCTTGCCTTCGCGCTCGGCGCGCAGTACGTCCTCCGCGGCGTGCGCCAGCTGGCCGATGGCGGCGAGCCCCAACATGCGGGCCTCGCCCTTCATCGTGTGCAGCTCGCGCGCCACGTCGTCCGCCGCCTGCTCAGCGGTCTCCTTCTCGAGGTCGAGGACCCCGAGCTGGATCTTCTGCAGCCGGTCGGCGGTGACCTCCTGGAACTTCTTCAGGAGGGATTTCTTGAGGGCCTCGGTATCCATGGCCGGCAGTGCTCCGGGGGGCTTGGGCGAGCGGGGGAGCCCGCCTCACCCTCCGGTCGGTCCTAGTCCGCCTTGAAGCGCTTGATGAGCTCCGCCAGACGACCCGCCAGCTGCGACAGCTCGGCCGAGGCGCCCGTGGCCTGCTTCGAAGCCTGCGTCGTCTGCCGCGTCACGTCCTCGATCTCCGCCATGGACGCCACCACCTGCTCGGTGGCCGTGCGCTGCTGCTGCGTGGCGAGGTTGATGACGCGCGCCGCGTCGCTGGTCTCCTGGACACCGGCGAGGATGCCCTCGACGGCCTGCGCGGCCACGGCGCCCAGCTTCTCGCCGGACTCGGTGGCCACCTTGGAGGCCTCCGCCGCGCTGCCCGCGTTGGCCGTGGCCTCGCGGATCTCGGTGATGAGGCTCTTGATCTCCTTGGTGGAGTCCAGGACGTTCTCGGCCAGCCGCCGCATCTCCGCCGCGACGATGGAGAAGCCCTTGCCGGCCTCACCGGCGCGGCTGCCCTCGAGCGCCGCGTTGAGCGCCAGCAGGTCCGAGCGGTCGGCGATCTCGTCGATCACCTCCACCACCGTGCCGATGCGCTCCACGCGCTTGGACAGCTTGGCGATGGAGTCCGCCACGGCGATGCCGTCGCTGCGGATCTGCTGCATGGCCTGGATGAACTCGGCGATGGCGCCGCGGCCCGCGCGCGCCGCGCCCAGCGTCTCCTCGGCCACGCGAGCCACCGCGCCCGCGTTCTCGGCGATCTGCGCCGAGGCGTGCTTGAGCTCCTCCATGGTCGCCGTCGTCTCGTGGATGGCGGCGGCCTGTTCAGTGGAGGACGTCTCGTGCTGCGTGGAGGCGGCCAGCACCTGGTTGGCGGACGAGGACAGGCGCAGCGCCGCCTCGTTGATCTCGCGCACGAAGGTGCGCAGCGTCTCGATCACCTTGCCGAAGCCCTCGAGCAGCGGGGCCAGCTGGGGATCTTCCGTCGTGGTGTTCCAGCGCGACAGGTCTCCCTCGCGCACCAGGGCGATGAGGGCGTCCAGCGCCTGATCGATCTCCTGGGCCGCGACCTGCTTGCGGTGCTCGGAGTCCGAGAAGCGCTCGAGGACCTGGTTGAACAGGGTGGCGACCTCCGCCATCTCGCCGCTGACGATCTCCGAGGCCACGCGGGCCTGGAGGTTGCCGGCCAGCACCGACTTGAGCGTGTCGGACAGGGGCTTGAGGGACGGGGCGTTCCCGTTGGCCGAAGTCTTCGCCGCGCTCTTGGTCGCCGCGGGCTTCTTCGCGCCACGGGCCTTGGTCGGCTTGTCGTTGGTGGTGTCCAGGGCCATTGCTGTCAGTGCCTTCCTTGCGTCTTAGCGGTTTCGACCAGATCGATGAGCAACACGAGGCGGGCCTGATCCAGGCACGCACCGATGGTAAAGCGGGCGGCGTTCACGGCGGGCGGCAGCCGGCGGAGATCCCCGACGGGGATGGGGCGCACGCCCCGCACAACATCCACCTTGAGGTGGGACTCTCCCTCCTCGGTGGAGAACACGAGTGCCCGCCTGCCGTGCTTGAGCTCCCCCAGCTCCACCCGGGAGAGATCCTCCGGCAGCGAGCGTTCGATGCGCAGCACCTGCGAGGCGTCCGTGCCATAGAGGTGCTCGCCGACCTCGAAGAAGAGGATGTCCACCTCCTCCTCGACGGACGTCTGTTCGTCCATCATCGCGACACCGCCCGCTGCCGCGCCGTCTGGAGCAGCTTGGAGAAGTTGAGCAGGTTGATGGTCTCCTCGGCGGTGGGCCCGGCGACGACCCCCAGCATGTGCTCGGTGGCGGCGTCCGCGCCCATGGGCGGCGGGAGGATGTCGGAGACGAGGATCTTCCGCAGCCCCAGCACCGTGTCCGCCACCACGCCGGCCACGTAGCTGCCGCTGACGCCCACGAAGATGCGCGTGCGGGGCATGATGCGCGCCTCGCCCTTGGCCAGGAAGCGCAGCAGATCAATCACCGGCAGCACCTCGCCGCGGTGGCCGGTGACGCCCAGCAGGAACGAGGGGGCCCGCGGCAGCGGCGTGAGCAGCCCCGCGCGGAGCACCTCGAGCACGTTCTCGCTGGGCACACCGAGGCGCAGGTCTCCTACACGGAAGCAGAAGAACTCTTGCTCGGGCCGGGCCTGAGCTGCGATGGCACGGTCCGGCGCGATGCGGAGCGCTCGTTGGAGGGGAGTCGAAGTCAAGGCGCCAAAGTATCCGGAGGCGATCAAAACGGGTCAAGGGGACTTGCTCGGTCGCCTGCCTGCATGCCGTTTCGATGGTCCCCCAAGCCTCAACAGTGTAGGGTTGCTTCAGGATTCTTGAGGAGGCAGATGTCCCGAGTACTGGTCATCGACGACAGCCCGATGCTGGTCGAGCTCACCGTGCGGGCGCTCAGCGCGGCTGGTTACCAGGCGAGCGGCGCCATGGATCTGGCCAGCCTCGAGCAGAAGCTCGCGGAGGGGCCGTTCGCGCTGATCCTGATGGACGTCAACATGCCGGAGATGTTCGGTGACGACGTCGTCGAGTACCTGCGGACCCAGAAGAAGGTCACCGCCAAGCTGGTGCTCTACTCGGACATCTCCGAGCAGGAGCTGGCCACGAAGGTTCGGACCTCGGGAGCGGACGGCTACATCCTCAAGGGCGGCGGCCTGGAGGCGGTGCTCGAGGGGGTCATCAAGCTGATCGGCTCTCCCGCCCTCACCGCGACGCCTCCGGTCTCCTCCCCTCCTCCACCGGCGCCGGTCCCCTCGGAGCCCCCCGCCGCCTCGCCAGCTCCGGCCGCCAGCGGCTCGCCCGCGCCCTCCCTGGCCCCGGCCACCGGGAGCCTGGCGGCCGCGAAGACGGGGGGGGCGCAAGCCGCGCATCCTCATCGTGGATGACAGCGAGATGACGGCGCAGATCATCGCGGCGGACCTGCTCACCAAGGGCTTCGAGGTCCACGTCGCGGACACGGCCGACAAGGCGACGAAGATCATCCTCAAGAAGCAGACGCGCCCGGATCTGGTGCTGCTGGACGTGCGGATGCCGAACGTGAACGGCGAGCAGTTCTGCCGGTTCATCAAGAGCAACAGCCTGTTCCGCGGCATCAAGGTGCTGCTGTGTTCGGGAGAGAACGTCGAGGAGCTGCAGCGCATCTGCCGCGAGGCCGGCGCGGACGGCTACGTCCCCAAGGACGCGGTGATGAGCAGCCTGGTGGCCAAGGAGCTCGGCCCCGCTCCCGCTCCCCAGGAGTAGCCCCTGTCGGGGAATGTATGACCCGCTGAGTGACGCACTGCCATTTGCGGTTGGCGGTGCCGCGGTCGCACTCCCAGCGAGAAACGCACTGCCAGCATGGCGTAGCTGCTCCCGCGGTGGAATGGCGCCCCATTGATTCCGCGCCCCGTGTCCGGAGATGGTGCCGCCGTCCCGTGGGCATGTTCACTATGCCGCAAAGGTCCGCGCGCTGAGCGCTCCTGGGACACTCACAGGGGATGCGATGAGACTCGAGCGGCGGCTGGCCTGGCTGGCCTGGGTATGGATTGTGGTGGGAGGGTGCGGAGGCCCGGAGTCCCCCCGGAGTGGCTCGGAGCAGGCGGCCCGAGGCGCCGCGCAGGCCCTGGCGAGCCTGCCGACGCCCGTGCTCGTCAAGGACATCTGGCCCGGCAACCTCGCCTCGAATCCCGGCGTCCTCACGAACGTCAACGGCACGCTCTTCTTCGCGGCGGATGACGGCGTCAACGGAGTGGAGCTGTGGAAGAGCGACGGCACCGATGCTGGCACCGTGCTCGTCAAGGACATCCGCCCGGGTGCCCTCGGCTCGGACCTGAGGGACTTCGCGAGCGTGAACGGCACGCTCTTCTTCTCCGCCAACAGCTCGGGCTTCGGGCCGGAGTTGTGGAAGAGCGACGGCACCGCCGCGGGCACGGTGTTCATCAAGAGCTTCTCCTACGTCAGCTCCTTCACCGTGGTGAACGGGACGACCTTCTTCGTGGGCGGCGACGGCACCCGAGGCATCGAGCTGTGGAAGACGGACGGCACCACCGCGGGCACGGTGCTCGTCCGGGACATCCGCTCCGGCTCCCTGGCCTCCTACCCGTCCGAGCTGACCGCGATGAACGGCGTGCTCTACTTCCGCGCCAACGATGGCACCAACGGGGAGGAGCTGTGGCGGAGCGACGGCACCACCGCGGGCACGTACCTCGTCAGGGACCTCGAGTCCGATGTGAATGCCGGCGGTCCCGACAACCTGCTCGCGGTGAACGGCAGGCTGTTCTTCAATGCCCGTGCCCCCACGCTCGGCTACGAGCTGTGGACGAGCGACGGCACCAGCGGAGGTACCGTCCTCTTCAAGGACATCGTCCCGGGCAACCTCAGCGGGGATCCCATCAAGCTGACAGCCTTCGGTAACGGGTTCTTCTTCACCACCACCAACGCCACGGGCGGCTATGAGCTGTGGAAGAGCGACGGCACCGCCGCCGGCACCGCGCGCTTCGGGACCTTCCGCGTGAAGGGCACCTACCCCGCCACGGACCTCATCAACGTGCAGGGCACGCTCTACTTCGTGAGCGACGAGGGCACCCACTACGCCCTGTGGAAGAGCGATGGCACCCTGGCGGGCACCGTCCGCATGAAGGACTTCGAGCCCAGTGTCATTGCCCTGGGGAGTCTGACTGCATCCGGGAGCCGGCTCTTCTTCTACACCATCGGAGGGACAGAGCCGGGCCCCCCGCTCTGGGTGAGCGACGGCACGGAGGCGGGCACCCGGCCCGTCCGGACCTTGCGGATCGCCAGTCCGCTGGCGGATGTGGGGGGAAAGGTGTTCGTCTCCGCCACTGATGGCGGGCTCGACGGCTTCGAGCTGTGGAAGAGCGACGGCACCGACGCGGGAACGGTGCAGGTCAAGAACATCCGGACCACGCCAGGCTCCTCCACGCCGGGGGCCCTCTACGGCGTGAATGGCACGGTGTACTTCACGGCCACCGAGGGCGTTCATGGCCGCGAGCTGTGGAAGACGGACGGGACGGAGACGGGCACTGTCTTCATCCGGGACATCAACACGCGCGATCCCACGTCGTACTATGAGTCCACGCCGCGAGAGTTCATCGCGAAGGACGAGAACACGATCTTCTTCAACGCCGTGGAGGACAACCTCGGCAGGGAGCTGTGGAAGACGGATGGCACGGCGGCAGGAACGACGCTCGTCCGGAACATCGCCTCCAGCTCCAGCAGCTCGTCTCCGGAGCGCCTCACGATCGTGAACGGCACGCTCTTCTTCCGAGCGACGGATAGCAGCACGGGCTACGAGTTGTGGAAGAGCGACGGCACTACCGCCGGCACCGTGATCGTCAAGGACATCTGGTCCGGCTTCAGCAGCTCCAACGCGACCAACCTCACGGAGTTCAACGGCACCCTCCTCTTCTCCGCGAACAACGGGAGCATCGAGGCGCTGTGGAAGAGCGATGGCACCTCGGCCGGCACCGTCCTGCTGAAGGACTTCTCCTCGGTCCCCTCCAACTTCACCCGGGTGGGCAGCACCCTGTTCCTCTCCGCCGCCCAGAGCGCGACTGGCACCGAGCTGTGGAAGAGCGATGGCACCGCCACCGGCACCGTGCTCGTCAAGGACATCCGTTCCGGCTCCACCAGCTCCCAGCCTGGCAACCTCACCGAGGTCAACGGGACGCTCTTCTTCACGGCCGACAACGGCACCCAGGGTCGGGAGCTGTGGAAGAGCGACGGCACCGCCACCGGCACCGTGCTCGTCAAGGACATCGCCCCGGGCGCGACGGCCTCCAGCCCGACGGCCCTGGTGAACTTCAATGGCACGCTCCTCTTCGCGGCCAATGATGGCGCCAGCGGCGTGGAGCTGTGGCGCAGCGATGGCACGGAGGCCGGCACGTGGCGCGTGCGGGACATCCGCCCTGGCGCCACGGGCTCCGCCGTGTCGCGGCTCGTGGTGGCGGACGGGGTGCTCTACTTCGTCGCGGATGACGGCGCCACCGGCAGCGAGCTCTGGCGGAGTGACGGCACGGAGGCGGGGACCATGCTCGTCGCCGACCTGGCTCCGGGCGCCGCCGCTTCTGCGCCGGACCTGCTCACCCCTGTCGGGGCGACGCTCTATTGGGTGGCGGAGGACGGGGTGCACGGCCGCGAGCTGTGGCGGCTGCAGGCGGTCGCGGACACGACGCCTCCGGTGGTGACGTGCCCCGCGGGCAGCACCGCCGAGGCCACGGGCGCGTCGGGCGCCACGGTGACGTATCCGCCGGCCACGGCGACGGATGATCAGACGACGGCGCCGGTGCTGAGCTACAGCCACCCCAGCGGGGGCGTGTTCCCGCTCGGGGTGACGACGGTCACCGTCACCGCGACGGACGAGGCGGGCAACGGCGCCACGTGCAACTTCACCATCACCGTGCGGGACACCACCGCGCCCGCGCTCACCTGTCCCTCCGACGTGACGGTGGACGCGCAAGACACGGAGGGCGCCACGGTGACGTACCCGCCGGCCACCGCCTC encodes the following:
- a CDS encoding CheR family methyltransferase is translated as MLNVSQKALQQLAALLLERAGLKITPDGFHSLRLALSTRMPAVGVTDPEAYVQRLREVGGEQELRALLPLVTVGHTEFFRDPKQFRALERFILPQLLAKARREMRKVFIWSAGCATGEEPYSVAMVMSELGALSMEVDVWATDLNLAAVEAARQGRFSVRRAGNIASERLERFFKPVEEGLEVQPGIREYVRFEGLNLAAPTFDGMVAPGSLDLILCRNVIIYFDLPTIRGLMDRFLNALRPGGLLFLGYSESLFKVYDRFEMIEVDGAFVYRRPVADPKARPTLPPIPQPSTTPAGGTAIPLTTPVPMPSSGLPPRPRPPETTASAGGPKPAVSPADALNSIRERLAANAKQGAGSESKSLYDPPRPARLTLEMPPVGSAEPRVMRTTEVPGGAKALPPAERLNQAMRKMMQSDFPAAIREVEKLLVDEPGHLDALLTLGNLHSLTGRINEAREAFAQALAREPLCVEARVFGGVAALQAGQLAEARSELSKALFLEPTLAIGHYLLAQVQERTKDREGARRSYRNAIAQLRFPQRPLAGHYPDIPDSPEAIARVARYALAALEEDGH
- a CDS encoding chemotaxis protein CheB, with amino-acid sequence MSYRVLLVGGGLRLMARNLFDSDSLTSAGECAFIDALEVVQAQSPDVVLMDLTSVDALDAIERIMAERPTPILALDPKQLSREEAFRALALGALDVMERTPAPGPEYWHSIARRLTMLAQVRVVRHVQGKLKRLGAHEGPEAPFPLVAIAASLGGPKAISQVLRVIPKKFPAPVAICQHISDGFTEGLAHWLSTETPLRVLEATHEQMMEPGSVYIAPSGAHMLVRSDGKLVLDGRPPVRGFRPSCDLLLSSAAEAFGRRCIGVILTGMGRDGARGLKEIRERGGRTIAQNAETCAVYGMPREAVQIGAAEEVLALDRIGPTLLEWVETC
- a CDS encoding hybrid sensor histidine kinase/response regulator → MDTEALKKSLLKKFQEVTADRLQKIQLGVLDLEKETAEQAADDVARELHTMKGEARMLGLAAIGQLAHAAEDVLRAEREGKTATEVATDLLLRACDVLSDLIEDLPAAHTGTPTSEEMVQALAAASGHPAPTLSGKAAPAAKPAPAPAAPAPAAPAATMAAQAPRPAAPAQAPATAPAQASAPPRAEEEAPAAPSAKPAIADRSIRVNVEVLDALGVLSGDLLVESARGRLRAQETAHLFERFSRLSDRFLRLSDELTLSPDLRTMLEGIESDLHMLRDDAFRFLRRNDDGINILHGNLAKMADGVAEARLVPLSTVFDAFPRAVRELARNQGKEVDLVVENADLGVDRSMLADVRDALVHLLRNAVDHGLESPEARQQLGKAAAGKVRIRVRADGDMLHIQVEDDGRGIDPERLKAVAVSRHLITQAQAVALSEREAVDLIFRPGFSTRDQVSEISGRGVGMDVVKRKVETLGGSVGVSSRIGRGTTITLRLPQSLALMKVLLVRLGDDVYGIPAADVVAVTRVKPEDRMEVFGTIAIKHRGKPIALVAMGPLLGVNGGNRMDKPPAVVVRHGEDNAALVVDGFVDEREVAVKPCGGDFLKGAPFIAGTAALEDGRIAVLCHVPDIMTEVRRMARPVTQQQSSKRLRVLLVDDSPIARATEGALVKALGHSVEEAQDGEEAYSKVQINSYDLILTDVQMPKMDGFSLTRRLKTTPAVARIPVIILSSLASPEDKRRGLEAGADGYLVKGELGVESLAQTIERLT
- a CDS encoding methyl-accepting chemotaxis protein; amino-acid sequence: MALDTTNDKPTKARGAKKPAATKSAAKTSANGNAPSLKPLSDTLKSVLAGNLQARVASEIVSGEMAEVATLFNQVLERFSDSEHRKQVAAQEIDQALDALIALVREGDLSRWNTTTEDPQLAPLLEGFGKVIETLRTFVREINEAALRLSSSANQVLAASTQHETSSTEQAAAIHETTATMEELKHASAQIAENAGAVARVAEETLGAARAGRGAIAEFIQAMQQIRSDGIAVADSIAKLSKRVERIGTVVEVIDEIADRSDLLALNAALEGSRAGEAGKGFSIVAAEMRRLAENVLDSTKEIKSLITEIREATANAGSAAEASKVATESGEKLGAVAAQAVEGILAGVQETSDAARVINLATQQQRTATEQVVASMAEIEDVTRQTTQASKQATGASAELSQLAGRLAELIKRFKAD
- a CDS encoding Frizzy aggregation protein FrzB — encoded protein: MMDEQTSVEEEVDILFFEVGEHLYGTDASQVLRIERSLPEDLSRVELGELKHGRRALVFSTEEGESHLKVDVVRGVRPIPVGDLRRLPPAVNAARFTIGACLDQARLVLLIDLVETAKTQGRH
- a CDS encoding chemotaxis protein CheW; amino-acid sequence: MAPDRAIAAQARPEQEFFCFRVGDLRLGVPSENVLEVLRAGLLTPLPRAPSFLLGVTGHRGEVLPVIDLLRFLAKGEARIMPRTRIFVGVSGSYVAGVVADTVLGLRKILVSDILPPPMGADAATEHMLGVVAGPTAEETINLLNFSKLLQTARQRAVSR
- a CDS encoding ELWxxDGT repeat protein — protein: MRLERRLAWLAWVWIVVGGCGGPESPRSGSEQAARGAAQALASLPTPVLVKDIWPGNLASNPGVLTNVNGTLFFAADDGVNGVELWKSDGTDAGTVLVKDIRPGALGSDLRDFASVNGTLFFSANSSGFGPELWKSDGTAAGTVFIKSFSYVSSFTVVNGTTFFVGGDGTRGIELWKTDGTTAGTVLVRDIRSGSLASYPSELTAMNGVLYFRANDGTNGEELWRSDGTTAGTYLVRDLESDVNAGGPDNLLAVNGRLFFNARAPTLGYELWTSDGTSGGTVLFKDIVPGNLSGDPIKLTAFGNGFFFTTTNATGGYELWKSDGTAAGTARFGTFRVKGTYPATDLINVQGTLYFVSDEGTHYALWKSDGTLAGTVRMKDFEPSVIALGSLTASGSRLFFYTIGGTEPGPPLWVSDGTEAGTRPVRTLRIASPLADVGGKVFVSATDGGLDGFELWKSDGTDAGTVQVKNIRTTPGSSTPGALYGVNGTVYFTATEGVHGRELWKTDGTETGTVFIRDINTRDPTSYYESTPREFIAKDENTIFFNAVEDNLGRELWKTDGTAAGTTLVRNIASSSSSSSPERLTIVNGTLFFRATDSSTGYELWKSDGTTAGTVIVKDIWSGFSSSNATNLTEFNGTLLFSANNGSIEALWKSDGTSAGTVLLKDFSSVPSNFTRVGSTLFLSAAQSATGTELWKSDGTATGTVLVKDIRSGSTSSQPGNLTEVNGTLFFTADNGTQGRELWKSDGTATGTVLVKDIAPGATASSPTALVNFNGTLLFAANDGASGVELWRSDGTEAGTWRVRDIRPGATGSAVSRLVVADGVLYFVADDGATGSELWRSDGTEAGTMLVADLAPGAAASAPDLLTPVGATLYWVAEDGVHGRELWRLQAVADTTPPVVTCPAGSTAEATGASGATVTYPPATATDDQTTAPVLSYSHPSGGVFPLGVTTVTVTATDEAGNGATCNFTITVRDTTAPALTCPSDVTVDAQDTEGATVTYPPATASDAVSTPQVTYSQGSGTRFGVGTTVVTATAMDGANNTSTCAFNVIVRLPSPPTATCPADVTAEATSASGAVVSYPPATGTGPAPVSVSYSGASGTEFPLGTTSVTATVTDGLGRTASCSFAVLVRDTTPPAVSCPANVTVEATGAEGASVTYSSATASDAVTASPSLTYSHASGASFPLGSTTVTATAKDGAENSATCSFTVTVRDTTAPVLTCPANLTVEATSDQGANVSYPPASATDAVSSPEVTYSLLSGTTFGLGVTRVTVTATDGAANSATCEFLVTVRDNTAPVLTCPANLNVEATSAQGAAVSYPPASATDAVSSPEVTYSQLSGTTFGLGVTRVTVTAKDGAANSATCEFLVTVRDTTAPVLTCPADVVVEATSDQGAAVDFPSASATDAVTASLVPTYSHARGATFPLGVTNVTASVSDAAGNTGTCGFTVTVRDTSAPVLTCPADVTAEATSAQGSSVEFPPASARDTTSMMDVTYSHASGSTFALGATLVTATASDSAGNTASCTFTITVRDTTPPELGCPAPLIAEAQSSTGADVVFSSAAPRDAVTLAPTVSLSHAPGSRFPLGMTEVQVSAADEAGNSRTCSFTVTVRDTTSPTLTCPADVKVTTPSQEGTTVTYAPASASDAVSPVAPAYSQPSGTSFAAGTTPVTVTATDEAGNASSCTFQVVVEVSSPVVVEPPPESLGCSCGAGSSGPQSLGWGALLMLAWATARRRLGRED